The region GGATACGACATAGAGAAGATAGACTTACGCATAGAATCCGAAGGCACCCTGAGGTGTAAGCGCAGCAAGCATCCGGGGGAAGGTGATGCTCAGAACGGCTGCCCAGCCGAGGCAAATCGCAACGGCCCAAGCCATTCCCACCTCTAGACAGAGTTAGCGAGTTTTGACCTCTGCACGCAGGACTGATGCTTACCACGATGGGAGAGAGGGAAGATCTCCGCCGAGTAGGTAAACGGGACTGGGCCTTCTCCGGGACTGTAGAACGCGGCGAACAAGAAGATAAAAAGAGCAATTAATGCAAGGTGGGCCTTTGACTCTTGGTCAATGTAGAAAGAGAATCCACAAGCAAGCAGGGTCCAGGCCATTTGAGGGAAGGTGAAGAGTAGCAAGCTGCGGCGACCAAAAGTGTCGATTGTCCATACAGCAGGAAAGGCAAACAGGAAGTTCACTAAGCCAAACCCCCAAGAGGCCCAGAGAGCCGCAGTGTCGGATGCGCCAGCTTCACTGAAGACGGTAGACGAATAGAAAGAAACGATGTTAATTCCGCACATCTGCTGGGCAATCATGACGGTGAACGACGCAAGAGTGGCACGGCGGACACGGGGGATTGTGAACAGCTCAGCAAAGCGGGAAATATAAGATCCCTCGCCGGAGATCTCCTGCTCAATCTTGATCTGAGCGTGTATGTAGTAGAGATCCCGGGCGGCTTGGAGGGTCGTGTTGCGGAGACGGCAGAGAGACTCGTACGCTGCGCGGAGCTTTCCCTTCTTGATATACCATCGGGGAGACTCGGGACACATGTAGACACCGACAACAAGGGGAATGGCAGGTATAAAAGCAGATCCAACTTGCATACGCCAGGCCAGGTCACCCATGTCCTTGACAATCAAATTCGCGGTCGTCCCGAGGAAAATCCCGAACGCGGTCCATAGCTGCCAGCACATAACCAAGCCACCGCGTACAGTGGCGGGGGTGTTCTCGGCGCAAAATATTGGAATAGTCGATGCCTTAAGGCCCATTCCGATACCAAGAAGAGCACGGGTAACGAAGAGTTGCGGCCAGGTCTGGCTGAGAGCCTGACCGAACGGCGTGATTAGACAGAAAACAGAGGAAACGAAGATTGCACCGCGGCGACCAAGATAGTAGTTGCAAGGATCGGACAACCAGCAACCAAGAAGAGCGCTACCAATGTAAGGGCCGCTTTGAGATGTTAGCCTAGTACGCCGTACTTCGATCTGTTGAGGCACTTACGCATTGATAATGCCAATGAGCCACTGGTTCAGTGTGGCGTTTGGGTTATCCTTCGTGGGGATACCCAGAGCAGAAGGCATGCTTAGGTTAGCACCTAGGGACACTGTTAGGGGGTTCGTATCATAATAAAGTTAGATTAATACCATTGCTCCCCGTTTGGTCCCAGCCCCTGTTGACTGTTAGCTTTGCTTACCTAGGCCGAAATGCAGGATGGACTTACTGAACGGCAGCTCCTATGGAGCAGAGAATGATGGTAAAGTAGAGTGCACGAGGCTGACGCCATTTGTGGTCGGTTTCGTCCTGGATAGCACGGATATCCTGAGGGGTGATTCCAGGGACAGATCTATAATTCTCCGAATCCCGAGCGATCAGGGCCCCTTTGCGTAGATTTGGAAGGAGATCGGTCAGGTCATGTTCGCGGGCAAACTCCTCGACGTCGCGGAGCACCTGAGCCTCAGTCAGGTCTGCAAGAGGATTCTTGATTCTGCGAGAAGTCAGCAGAACGTCTATATACTGGATGTCTACCTACTTGGCCGAGGTGTTCTTGTTCAAATCGACGTGTTCGGTAGCACCCTTCTCAGCAATGTCCTCATTCTCGCTGCTCCTGCGTGTTGTCAGCAAGGTTGGTGTCATAGTACTAAGAATCTAGACATACAGTTTCTCTCCTCGTCTGCGGACCTCTTCAACGTGTTCTATGGGCATCTCAGTCGGGTGCTCTTTTCCCACCTCGTCTGCCATTTTCAATCAATGGGCAAGACAAGACAGTAAAACCAGTAGAACTCCAGAGGGATAATGATATATGATATGCTTGGGTAAGAGAGGACAATGTACAATGCAGAGAACAATGCAGAGAACAAGAGGTCCTGAGCAATGTGAGGCTTGCAGCACAGGAATATGTGGGAAGAATAACCTTGATGAGGtgaggaggaaagaaagggaaCTGAAAATGCAGAAGAGCTGGGGTAAATAAGACCTCAAGGCGGagaagcagagcagagcagcaTATGTGGGAGTgaatgaggagagaaagagattTCCTTCCCCGGATCCAATCAATCTTTTGTGTTATTCACAGCTCTCCAACCACAGTAGACACTCTGCTTCCGGGAATTAACTGTGGGCCCATGGAATCAGGTGGCTGTTGTGTGGGATATGACCTATGAGCTAGATATTACTTTTACAATGCCCAggtgaagactggaaaggCCATTACCAAACTGCTCACAACCCTCGTGCCAGGTCACTGCTAGGATACTTTAATCAGAGGCAATTTCACCACTATATCGAAGCTTTTGCCTTTCCCGCAAGGAAGCAAGCAATTCCGCATAATCAACCGAGAAAAACAACGGCCGTTGGCCGTTTATCTGTGATTTGGGGCCATTGCAGGCGAGGGCTGTGGTGGCTACCCTGCGTTACGATTATGCAAGTCTGGAACCATTGAAGGACAAGACATGACGATGGTTAAGTCCGTCTCAGAGCGTAGCAGCAGCTAAGGCCACAGTCCAGCGTGCGCTAAGAGCAGCTTGATCGAAGGTTACTCAACGTGCTACTCGGGGCAGGATCCTGTCTCCTATAGAGGAGAGTGCCCTAAGCTGGAATCGAGTTCTCGAGGGCACGATTATAGCCTCGGTAGACTCAGAtcgcttctttgcttgcGTCCCATCTGTGGTTGTACCACCCTAGAGCGGGGAatgtcttcttcgctttcgaGGACAATAGAGTTTGCAAGGTCGAATTGATTGTTCAAAGCGCGAGACGAGGTGCTAGGCCCGGTCCTGAGCTCCTTGGCCTGACCTCTCGAGGAATCTGAGGTAGATTAATCATCGAGAAACTGAGCCGCCCAGTTCTTCTTTCAGATCGGGCTGCAAGCATAGTTATTCAGCCAATACTCCTAGCCTCctgttctcttccagattccACATTCCAGTCTTTGAAGGCTGTGTCCTaattcctctccatctccggAAACAAAAATATTGGCACATACTCATCGCAGTCAGAGCAGTAGTGTCAGTCGGCAATAGGTGGTCTCGTGATAGATTATTGACGATTGCGGACAAAGGTCACGGAGACACGAGGCTCGAGGCTCGCGTGGAGGTATGGAGATGCATCGGTTGAGCGCTTTCCCCGTCACATTCCACAACGCACGTGGCCATCTGGGTCTGGAAATCGGGCAAACTGGCCTTGGTAACATTAGTTTGGGACCTGGATAATCTGGGTACAAGTCGGAAGCATGGAACCCGCTTGTGACCCAACTGCTACTCCTGATCGATCACTGAGGGTAAGCCGCTTGCGTATCTAAAGTTCGAAAATTTAAGTTCCTGTAGTATCAAAGACCGAAAACTCACCGGATTCTGCGTGCGGCGAATTCTGCTGTCCACCAACTTATTCGCAGTAGTCACTGGGAGCCAGGTCTGGGTCTTAAATAGCCAAGCAACGACAAGACCACCGAGTGCGCAAGCAATGGTTTAAAAAATGGTGCTGGGGGGCTTTGGAAGGTAACCAAACTGAAGACAGCAACCTTATATGACCTGGATCTAGTGCAAGTTTGCTTGGACTCGGAATCGGATCCAGTTGGCAGAGGTCTTGAAGCTTGTCCGTCCTCCTGGACCACTGTTGTGAGGTTAACAACTTCCCAGCCTCCCAGTTTACTGTTTCAAGATCACTGTTTCGAGTTCATCCGAATTCTGCGAATCGGAAACAACAAGTATCAGATTAGCACAAGCATATGCTTGTAGGACAGATCGATCCCAATCGGAAGATGTAAACCCTCTCCAGATGCATTATCAGGTCGTTGGTGACTCTTTGAGGGAGTCAAGCTTGTAAGCCGAAGTTACCCGAGGCTGGTGGTCAGATCACTTGGTTCCTTGTTGAGCTGACGCGGTGCCTGTTTGTTTCACTCTTCctgaaaggagccaaagcCATAATTCAGTGTAACTACTTAAAGAACGGCACACAGTCCAAGGATCGATTCGATAGTCTTCCAGGATCATAGTAGTACTCGTGCAAGGATTGGGCTGTTTCTCTCCATGAATTCCAGAGCCAGGCAATAAACGTCTTCATGGAGAGGCCTAGTTCTCGAGTGGGCACAAACACGTGTGTTGTTAAAGGCCCCTACCCCCTTCTGAGGTAATATTCAATTCGCTCTGGGGTGTGTACGGCAATGCCACGAGGATGATCCTGACACTGAGACGATGATATCCAGCGTCTTGTCTCACTATGGAATGTGTGCAATGTGTGCAAGCAGATGCTTTGTCCGTGCGAGATCTTTGCAGTTTGACAAATCCTTTGTCCGCTTTTCTGAGTTCTCGATTCGAACTCTCCTGGTCAAACCGGATGAAGACATCTATTGAAAGGTCGAAACAAACCATGATAAGGTATGCCATTTGTTATACGAGGCTTTGCCCAAACAAATGCGTGACAAGCAGCCGCGTTGAACAGTGAGTCTCTGGTCAAAGTTTCTGACTTGGGAAGTGTGTGTGCTGAACACATGCCAATCTGCTGACAATTCCCTAAAGCTGACCCAGCTTCTATCACTCAGTAATCCCTATGAAAAATATCAGTTCGGAAGCGATATGAGGATGCGGTGACAAGACCTTCTTTCTAATGTATGCTCTACAAGGCGGTGCATGtagaagagaggaggagcacTGCTCTTGGATATCTTCTAACAACAGTTCGAGGATGAAGCCGCCAAGCGAGAGTGTTTCCCTTCAACACTTTGGGTATTGTAATTACCTGACcaacgatgatgacgatgctcAGATATCACACCTTTCTAAAGTCTGTGAACGCCCAAGGTGCCGTCATGAAGTGCAATTTCTGCCGGCTTCATTATGAAGCGACATTTGCACTGCGGAAATTGCGAGATCTTCGCTTATGTTTGACCTGTTTAGTTTCTGATTGAAGCTGCAACCGTACTAATGACTATACCGGGCAGAGATTTTGCCGCAAAAACGATGTTAAGACTTGTCAAGGGAACCAAGAGAAGACTCGGACTTCAAGTTCTCAATTTATCTAGACCATCAAAGTACGTGTTCCGTTCCGACGCCAGTCAGTGTGATGTATGACTCTAGCAACTGACATAGCCTTAGGCAAAAGTCACTCGACCTCATCGCAACAGCTCCAATGGACGCTTGACAACAGTCGACAGTATGTGAATTAATCTGGACGCCATAATTGTAGAGTATTCACTCACCTCAGCTATCTAGGGACGCTTTCTCATTATGCCGTGCTACGCATCCAACATGGCGAGGCACCATATCCAGTCTATGCTCGGCACTTTTTGCCTACGGGGTCTTCATAGACATTTTGATGTGGATTTGAGCCGAAATGCGAGCAGCTTTGCAGCTGCCGTTACTGCCACCTTCACCAACTATACCGGAGCAACATTACCAGTGCGAGTGCGAGTTAACTCAACAGACTTTCGAGGGCGCATACTTGGATTGTCGATAATGTGTGCGACCAGAAAAGGGGCAGGAGAGCTTGCCAGGTCACATTGAACAAATTGTCGCAATCACAGCACTCCGTAGCGTTCTAGCTGCGCACAAACAATGATACGAGGCAGTCATGGCAACATATGGGATCTTCCGAAATCGTTAGATGCAGCTGATTCAGACGCGGTGGCAGATAAATCCGCTTCTCCCTCAATAAGCGCACCTCCGCCCATCGGCAACAACCTAAACTATACTTCCACCCGAGCATTCGATCTTTTAGCCCATCCCGTCGTGAGAATCAGGCCGAGCCAGCGCCGAAAGGTTGCTCTCCTCGCAATATCCTTAACTTCCCATACCAAGCGCCCTGAGTTCGCCGCCGATGGATTCGTTTCCTGACTTCTTATTGAGCGAACTGGCAATGAAGGTGATGCTCCGGACGATGGGAGCATTAGGACTTGGGGGACGAACTATAAGCTCCCAGGGGCTACGCGACTGATATGCTTGAGCTGTTCTTGGTGGAATCTCACGTGCGGGTCCTGGGCCGCATCTCCCAGCTTGAAGTCGAGATTGAGCGACAGAAACGAAGGAAAGCTGAGTTATTTTCGAGGCCGAACCGGGATTTCCTGATCTCTGGCTTCGCTAGGGAGGAGCGCACGCCGTGGGTTTTGATAAGAGACTGTCGTTATCTGTAATTATGAAAAGTCTCTTGATATATCCCAAAATAAAACTTTAAAAACCTGAGGCCGCATGATCATCATAGTGTTTATACTTAGATATTGCAGAGTCACGGTATACATCGGCATGAGCTAGGGCGGCGTCGATCTTCCCTCACCTGACGAGTGACTTCCTCCCACCCAACCCAAACCATCGGGACTTTCGCTGTCACTCTACCTACCCTTCCATGTTTCCATAAAGCAACAGTCAATCTTCCAGCGGTATGCCATCGTGCTTCTGTGATAGCTGAGACTCACTGAGTTTACCTTGCATGCAGCTGAAGCTCATTCGCCCATTGTTGACGACTTTCCTGATTGCTCGTCGCCCCTCCTTAGCTGTCCGTCCCTCACTCCGCACCACAACAATCGCCCGCTATACTCGAATTACCAGGGTCTTTGAGACacaaagagaaagaagtgaGCAATACAAGAAACATCTTTTAGCTCGTCTGGCTCCCAATAAACCATCAGCGATCTCTTAAGACTCGACAGAGCACAAGTTATCCTGACCGCCTCCCACCAGCCACCAGTTCCTTCCTTGGCTATTTGATAGCACTGGTTTTTCTCCTTTACCTCACCACTCATTGACTGATCAGTTCGACTTCAGTTCGGTAAATCTTACGGAGCGCATTCGACTTTAGATTTATCCGCACTTCCGTCATGCCCTGCTTCAAAGGGCTCGCCGTTAGTATACACACTCCGGACGGACCGCTACCTGAGTACTcgatccagcgccagtcCCGAGCCTCGCGTATCACATCTTACATCCCCGTACCGCCGCCTAAGATCCCGGATACAGCTGGTGGAAAACCGGAGCAGTCTACTTTTGCCATCTCCATCACCCTATTGAATCCGGGGCAAGATGTGCCGTACTCGGCTGGAAAGCCGACGCCTGATAACCCCCACCCCAAGCCCAAAGTCGTCGGTGGCCTCCCGGGACAGACGGAGCAGCGCGGTCTCTATACCAGCACGGTTGCGCCGTATCAAGCTTTGACCAATTCTCCGAACGAAACCGTCGCCGCTTACATCTACTTCGACGGCCGAcagaaggaggaggtcgcTACCCTGCTTCGGCGGGGGGAGGAGACCTGGGTGAACTCGCGATGGGTCAGCGTTCCAGAGTCGGAGGGCGGTGGACTTGCAGAGCGAGAGTTTCTTTTCCGCGAGGTCGGACTGGAAAGATGGCTTAATGGTTTGGATTTGGAGGGCAATAAGGACGCGGCAGCGAAGATCGAACGGAGACGCCAGAAAATGGAGAAACGCAGGGCCAAACGCGCATTAGATGGCAACAACGATCTGGATATGGACGATAAGAAGCGCGATAAGGGTGTTATGCGATATGGCAATGATACCAGGTCGCCGTTGGAGGATGTTTCCGACGATGATGTTTCGCTCGCAAGTTCCGACGATGACCCAGTTCCGGAATCTACGGGCCAGATCAAGGTCGCTCTCTTCCGTGTTCTAGCTTCGGGAGAAATCAAACGAGGAGAATACTCGCCCCAATTCGATGCtcatgacgatgacgaggatggccAGGGAGGTCAGGGCGGTGGTGACGAGGATATCGACCACACTACTAGTTTTGCGAAGCCCAAAACACTCGACCCGAAGTCGATCAGCACGCAGACAGTCACTGGGATTGACCCGTCTGACAAGCCATATGCGATCTTCACCTTTATGTACCGGGGAGAACGTAAGTACAATCTAAACCGTGACGAACATGAACTGACGCTGCACAGGACAACTACAGAAAATGGGCATCTTGAAAGACTCCAAATCGCAAGAGACCCCTGGTTCAGCCAAACGCCGATCGCAGCAGCTTGATTTCGCTAACCTTGGCCCGCTAAAACCTGGAGGAACAGTGGGTTTTCTGAATTTCCGGGACAACACTGAAGGGCGacggaagagcaagaaggacaaAGGGGTggtggacgacgatgatatgGAcagtgatgacgatgaagacgaccgGATACTCAACCAggcagacgaggaagaagacaaggaagatgacCAACACCTCTCCCCGGATGATATTAGACGACAGGGCGAGCTGGCAGAGGGCTTGCGACAGATCAAGGTATGATTTCTCAACTTTTAACGCCTCATGACTAACTCGTATTAGCTTAAACGCCAACACTCGGCCGCGTCGCTTGCCGGCAGCTCTCGTCGGGATACGGCAAGTCCCAAGACAACCGGAGCCACTCCGACATCAACGAACACTTCCACAACTCCTCCGGCGGCGACAGCAACCTCGGCGCCCACGACCACCGGGACATTGGAAGGGCAGTCGACGAATACGTTGAACGGCGAGGAATTCCTTGGCAGCCCGCTTAAGAAGCAGCGTCCCAGTGTCTCGCAAGCAGACGAATCTTTACTTCGACAAAGGATGGGATCAGGACTCTCGCAACAAATAAGCGATGTGTTAGGCAGCGGTGCTCAGAGCGGCAGTGTCACAAATAACTCAAAGCCTCCACTCGGCCCTAGTCATGATGAATCTCTACAATCTCCCAAAACGATGAATCCACCTGACAGtgtggacgaggagcttTAGTTAGGAGACCGGGGGAATCTATCCACATGCACATCTCATATCATTCTATTTTTGACATATCAACTCTTCACGACGTGACGGATTGGCGCTAGGGGCATAACATTTGGCCCGTATTGGAATCTTAACTTTAtctattttcttttgtggCGGTATTTTTATGTGAATGACGGAGCAAGCAGGAGGCAGGAATGGCATTTGCTAGAGATGTCTCTTTATTGAAAATCTTACTATGAGAGGATAGAGTGGATAGCATTGTATGGATTATTACGTATTGTTCGGAGCTCAAATGGCTTCCGCAGACGGAACTTTCCTCCTGCACCTTTTCAAGCAACATGTCTACACTCCCTTTATATCTTTAGTACGACCCAGACTACGCCCAATATGCCTCTTACACGGTCCACCGATCCCCTAGTCTGGATCGACTGCGAGGTTCGAACGCCGCCCGATTCTTGACAGCTGATTCTCACTActgacgaagatgacgggCCTCGACCCGACGACCGACCACATCCTCCAAATCTGCTGCTTTATCACCGATGCCGACCTAAACCTCCTCGACGCAACCGGCTTCGAGGCCGTGATACATGTCCCGCAGAGCGCGCTCGACTCGATGTCGCAGTGGTGCATCGACACCCACGGCCGTACTGGACTAACGCAGCGCGTCCAGAACTCGACCGTGACGCCCGaggccgcggccgccgacCTGCTCGCCTACATCAAGCGGTACATACCAAAACCACGGACTGCATTGCTGGCGGGCAACAGCGTGCACGCGGATAAAGCGTTTCTGGCCTGTGGACCGTATGCGGCAATTCTGGAGTGGCTGCACTATCGGATAGTGGATGTGAGTACAATTAAGGAGGTTGTCAGGCGGTGGGGAGGGGAGGGGCTGTTGAGCGCGGTACCCCCAAAGAAGGAGGTGCATGAGGCCAGGGAGGACATTCTGGAGAGCATTGAGGAGATGAAATTCTATAAAGAGCAGCTGTTTGGTGCTAGCAAGCTAGCAAATAAATAATAGTAGTCAGAATGCAGCCGAGCAGCGAGTGGTGGTGAGGGGTGCACATTGATACTATGATACTATAATTACATTACCTCACACCCAGCCAGGTATTTGTTGTGTCTCTGCCCCCCACTACGAGATCATCAATCCAGCTTCAATCGATCCCTCTTCTGCATCATTCGGCCAATTGTCGGTGAACAACTGATTCCCTGTTTTAGATTGACGTGCCTATAATtaccctctccctcccttGCTCCCCctactttctctttcttctttcccaagTCAACCCAGTCAAAACAGCTACCCCGCCATGTCGGTCCAGACCGTTTCCATCCAGCCCTTCGGCGACCAGAAGCCCGGAACGTACGTCAATGCACTCTGTTTTCCTGTTGACGTGTCTCTAACAGCGGTTTTTCAGCTCTGGCCTGCGaaagaaggtcaagatctTCCAGCAAGAGAACTACACCGAGTCCTTCCTTACCAGTATCTTCCTCTCGATCCCTGAGGGCGCTCAGGACGCTTTCCTCGTCATTGGTGGCGATGGTCGCTACTACAACTCCGACGTCATTCAGAAGATCGCCAAGATCGGTGCCGCCTATGGTGTGAAGAAGCTCATCGTAGGCCAGAACGGCATCCTCAGTACCCCGGCTGCCAGCAATCTCATTCGCAAGAGGAAGGCCACCGGTGGCATTCTCTTGACGGCTAGTCATAATCCTGGCGGTACGACACTCCTAGACACCGAGTGAACTTCTCAGCTGACTGGATAGGCCCCGATAACGACTTTGGTATCAAGTACAATCTCACCAATGGCGCGCCCGCCCCGGAACAGGTCACCAATAAGATCTACGAGGTCTCGAAGTCCCTCACCTCCTACAAGTACATCGACCTCCCCGAGGTTGACACCACCACAGTCGGCACCCGCAGCTATGGCCCCCTCGAGGTGGAAGTTGTCCACTCGACCGAGGACTACGTCTCCATGATGAAGGAGATCTTtgacttcgacctcatccGCAGCTTCCTCAAGAAGCACCCCGATTTCAAGgtcctcttcgacggcaTGCACGGTGTAACAGGCCCCTACGGCATCGATATCTTCGTCAACGAGCTCGGCCTTCCCTCCAGCAGCACCATGAACTGCATCCCCAAGCCCGATTTCGGCGGCGGTCACCCAGACCCTAACCTCGTGTACGCGCACGAGCTCGTCGAGGCCGTCGACAAGAACGGCATCCACTTCGGCGCCGCTTCtgacggtgacggtgacCGCAACATGATCTACGGCGCCAACACCTTCGTCTCCCCTGGCGACtctctcgccatcatcgctcACCACGCAAAGCTTATCCCCTGGTTCCAAAAGCACGGCGTTGACGGCCTCGCCCGCTCTATGCCCACCTCCGGCGCCGTGGACCGCGTCGCCAAGGCCCAGGGCCTGCAGAGCTACGAAGTCCCGACAGGTTGGAAGTTCTTCTGCAACCTCTTCGACAACAAGAAGATGTCCATCTGCGGCGAAGAGAGCTTCGGTACCGGCTCCAACCATATCCGTGAGAAGGACGGTGTCTGGGCTATTGTCGCATGGTTGAATGTCATCGCCGGCGTCGCCGAGCAGAAGCCCAACGAAACACCTAGCATTGCTTCGATCCAGGCTGAGTTCTGGGAAACCTACGGCCGCACTTTCTTCACTCGCTACGACTACGAGAACGTCGATTCCGACGGCGCGAACAAACTTATTGCCGCGCTGAGCGAGAAGGCTGTCGACAACAAGAGCTCATTTGTTGGCAGCACCATCTCTGGCCGAAAGGTCGTTGACTCTGGCAACTTCGCCTACACTGATCTTGACGGCAGCGTTACCAAGAACCAGGGTTTGTATGTTAAGTTCGATGACGGCAGCCGTCTGGTTGTGCGTCTGTCCGGGACGGGAAGCAGTGGTGCTACCATCCGGCTGTACGTCGAGAAATATGAGGGCGATAAGAGCAAGTACCAGATGGCTACGCAAGATTACCTCAAGGATAATGTTGGGTTGGCGCTGGAATTGCTCAAGTTTAAGGAGTTTGTTGGCCGCGAGGAGCCGGATGTGAAGACTTAGGTTTAGCCACTCGAGCCTGATATCTTTTGTCTTCGATCATAATGAGTATTAGTTATAAAATATATCGCCTCATTAATTACACTTGGTCCATCATTCCAGTTATCTTATAACCCAACACCAGCCAATTTCCCTGCCCACCACTCACCCCATTTCACGACGCCTTCGTGTCTTCGACTCTCTTCTGCCGCGAAAACAACCCCATGACTCTTGATCACGTCGTCAAGGCTACATCCCACAAACATTCTCTGtgccttctcagcctcccacCCCTCATTAATGACCTTCTCGACGGCACCTACGAACCCACGAGCGAGTCCGTAGTCGCCGCCCCCGTgtgcctcttcctcctcgggCGGTTGCTTGGGTATTTCAAGAATCCGGGTCTCGTTGTCAGCAAATGTGTAAATTGTTATGCTGGACGAGGTGTACGTTATCTCGCCGTGTGTGCCGTAGATACGGCCCCGTCGGACGCATTGATCCTGTGTGGGTGCAATCATGTGAAGATTTGCTGTTATGCCGGGGCCATTCCTTTTAGTTGTGGATCTAAAGGTCGTCTGGGAGGATGGGGACGAGGGCAGGACGTCCCAGGCAAGTGAGACGAATTGGTCATCAACAACGTCGTTATCGGACTCCCAGACGCAGCGACCGTACCAGGGTCTCCGCTTGATGACTTCGTCGGGCGTGTTATCGTCGTAGTCTTGTTGAAGGGTGGAGAGGAGATGATGCTCTGCTGCATTCAGATCACCTTCAGCTCCATTCTCGAGATTGCCATCTTCGGTGCCATTCCCGTCCTTGCCGTGGGGCGAAGGTAGGTAGTCTTCTATATCCGGGCAGACGATCTTAACCGGCCACCCT is a window of Aspergillus nidulans FGSC A4 chromosome VI DNA encoding:
- the pgmA gene encoding phosphoglucomutase pgmB (transcript_id=CADANIAT00010223); translation: MSVQTVSIQPFGDQKPGTSGLRKKVKIFQQENYTESFLTSIFLSIPEGAQDAFLVIGGDGRYYNSDVIQKIAKIGAAYGVKKLIVGQNGILSTPAASNLIRKRKATGGILLTASHNPGGPDNDFGIKYNLTNGAPAPEQVTNKIYEVSKSLTSYKYIDLPEVDTTTVGTRSYGPLEVEVVHSTEDYVSMMKEIFDFDLIRSFLKKHPDFKVLFDGMHGVTGPYGIDIFVNELGLPSSSTMNCIPKPDFGGGHPDPNLVYAHELVEAVDKNGIHFGAASDGDGDRNMIYGANTFVSPGDSLAIIAHHAKLIPWFQKHGVDGLARSMPTSGAVDRVAKAQGLQSYEVPTGWKFFCNLFDNKKMSICGEESFGTGSNHIREKDGVWAIVAWLNVIAGVAEQKPNETPSIASIQAEFWETYGRTFFTRYDYENVDSDGANKLIAALSEKAVDNKSSFVGSTISGRKVVDSGNFAYTDLDGSVTKNQGLYVKFDDGSRLVVRLSGTGSSGATIRLYVEKYEGDKSKYQMATQDYLKDNVGLALELLKFKEFVGREEPDVKT
- a CDS encoding sugar porter family MFS transporter (transcript_id=CADANIAT00010220), which gives rise to MADEVGKEHPTEMPIEHVEEVRRRGEKLSSENEDIAEKGATEHVDLNKNTSAKIKNPLADLTEAQVLRDVEEFAREHDLTDLLPNLRKGALIARDSENYRSVPGITPQDIRAIQDETDHKWRQPRALYFTIILCSIGAAVQGWDQTGSNVSLGANLSMPSALGIPTKDNPNATLNQWLIGIINAGPYIGSALLGCWLSDPCNYYLGRRGAIFVSSVFCLITPFGQALSQTWPQLFVTRALLGIGMGLKASTIPIFCAENTPATVRGGLVMCWQLWTAFGIFLGTTANLIVKDMGDLAWRMQVGSAFIPAIPLVVGVYMCPESPRWYIKKGKLRAAYESLCRLRNTTLQAARDLYYIHAQIKIEQEISGEGSYISRFAELFTIPRVRRATLASFTVMIAQQMCGINIVSFYSSTVFSEAGASDTAALWASWGFGLVNFLFAFPAVWTIDTFGRRSLLLFTFPQMAWTLLACGFSFYIDQESKAHLALIALFIFLFAAFYSPGEGPVPFTYSAEIFPLSHREVGMAWAVAICLGWAAVLSITFPRMLAALTPQGAFGFYAGLNIIALFMIFLWVPETKQRTLEELDYIFAVPTRTHMRYQLFQVLPWWIKRYIFRKNVRLEPLYRFDHVQEAI
- a CDS encoding oligoribonuclease (transcript_id=CADANIAT00010222), translated to MPLTRSTDPLVWIDCEMTGLDPTTDHILQICCFITDADLNLLDATGFEAVIHVPQSALDSMSQWCIDTHGRTGLTQRVQNSTVTPEAAAADLLAYIKRYIPKPRTALLAGNSVHADKAFLACGPYAAILEWLHYRIVDVSTIKEVVRRWGGEGLLSAVPPKKEVHEAREDILESIEEMKFYKEQLFGASKLANK
- a CDS encoding uncharacterized protein (transcript_id=CADANIAT00010221); amino-acid sequence: MPCFKGLAVSIHTPDGPLPEYSIQRQSRASRITSYIPVPPPKIPDTAGGKPEQSTFAISITLLNPGQDVPYSAGKPTPDNPHPKPKVVGGLPGQTEQRGLYTSTVAPYQALTNSPNETVAAYIYFDGRQKEEVATLLRRGEETWVNSRWVSVPESEGGGLAEREFLFREVGLERWLNGLDLEGNKDAAAKIERRRQKMEKRRAKRALDGNNDLDMDDKKRDKGVMRYGNDTRSPLEDVSDDDVSLASSDDDPVPESTGQIKVALFRVLASGEIKRGEYSPQFDAHDDDEDGQGGQGGGDEDIDHTTSFAKPKTLDPKSISTQTVTGIDPSDKPYAIFTFMYRGERQLQKMGILKDSKSQETPGSAKRRSQQLDFANLGPLKPGGTVGFLNFRDNTEGRRKSKKDKGVVDDDDMDSDDDEDDRILNQADEEEDKEDDQHLSPDDIRRQGELAEGLRQIKLKRQHSAASLAGSSRRDTASPKTTGATPTSTNTSTTPPAATATSAPTTTGTLEGQSTNTLNGEEFLGSPLKKQRPSVSQADESLLRQRMGSGLSQQISDVLGSGAQSGSVTNNSKPPLGPSHDESLQSPKTMNPPDSVDEEL